In the Tribolium castaneum strain GA2 chromosome 1, icTriCast1.1, whole genome shotgun sequence genome, one interval contains:
- the LOC135265752 gene encoding cyclic GMP-AMP synthase-like receptor, with amino-acid sequence MSDIKKYLYLENTLNEMNSKFISLQDKEVKRNNQILESILKTFIDKMKEKDPLFKKMFSRVFYGGSYYDGLRVGKPEEFDLDLLLSLPKYAEPTIMVSKVPGFVQLKLGNYDGFMRQPEAAPTYRTFGNLFDKEYFLDTDKVLSWMEGIVQKTMNDFPQKGSKRVVSNANGAFEVIVHKAGPALTLKISGSGIAMDVDLVTCFIFHCDFWPKPGFKSNPVKTKPDFFIVPKKPKTEVGQSSRHWRLSFQEQERVLIDNKRTLKPTIKLLKKLRDNLQHRAIASYYIKTVLLHIVDKKPEEFWRNPLSYVFVSVLSEYKDCIEKGKIPYYWNPSNNLLGRVNAKNLENMANRLKAILSDVEKKKDEPHAIVKYFLDSKDYNVYMMGKMKL; translated from the exons AtgtccgatattaaaaaatacctgTACTTGGAAAACACTTTGAACGAAATGAACAGCAAGTTTATTTCGCTCCAAGATAAGGAAGTGAAACGCAACAACCAAATTCTGGAATCG ATCCTCAAAacatttattgacaaaatGAAGGAGAAAGATCccttattcaaaaaaatgttttcgcGCGTTTTCTACGGTGGCAGTTACTACGATGGCCTCAGAGTTGGCAAACCTGAAGAATTTGATTTAGATTTACTTTTGAGTTTGCCAAAATATGCTGAACCCACAATTATGGTGAGCAAAGTTCCGGGTTTTGTTCAGTTGAAACTTGGAAATTATGATGGTTTTATGCGACAACCGGAAGCTGCTCCCACTTATCGCACTTTTGGCAACTTGTTTGATAAGGAATATTTTCTGGATACAGATAAAGTCCTGTCCTGGATGGAGGGAATTGTGCAAAAAACCATGAACGACTTTCCACAAAAAGGGTCAAAAAGGGTCGTTTCCAATGCGAATGGAGCTTTCGAG GTAATTGTGCACAAGGCAGGTCCAGCTTtgacattaaaaatttctggTTCTGGCATCGCCATGGACGTTGATTTGGTCACATGTTTCATTTTCCATTGCGATTTTTGGCCCAAACCTGGCTTTAAGTCCAACCCTGTTAAAACCAAGCCTGATTTTTTCATCGTTCCGAAAAAACCCAAAACAGAAGTGGGACAAAGTAGTCGACATTGGAGACTTTCGTTTCAAGAGCAAGAAAGAGTTCTAATCGACAATAAACGAACGCTGAAACCAACAATCAAGCTTTTGAAA AAACTGAGGGATAATTTGCAACATCGCGCGATTGCCAGTTACTATATCAAGACGGTTTTGTTGCATATTGTTGATAAAAAGCCGGAGGAGTTTTGGAGGAATCCGTTGAGTTATGTTTTTGTGAGTGTGTTAAGTGAGTATAAAGATTGTATAGAAAAGGGGAAAATTCCATATTATTGGAACCCGAGTAATAATTTGTTGGGGCGTGTAAatgcgaaaaatttggaaaatatggCCAATCGGCTCAAGGCCATTCTCAGTGATGTGGAGAAGAAAAAAGATGAACCGCATgcaattgttaaatattttt tggaTAGTAAAGATTACAATGTTTATATGATGGGCAAGATGAAACTGTGA